In one Ictalurus furcatus strain D&B chromosome 10, Billie_1.0, whole genome shotgun sequence genomic region, the following are encoded:
- the stard5 gene encoding stAR-related lipid transfer protein 5, with translation MDYEEKANSVADRLLSYRKDESGWKICKKSNDVVVSWRPSSEFPGNVYKGEGIVKGSPQKVWECLKPDPNGLRLKWDNNVKKFELLEQVSTDVTVCRTVTPSAAMGVISPRDFVDVILVKQYEDGTITSNATHVSHPACPPQPGYVRGFNHPCGCICVPVPGEAGKTQLISFFQTDLGGLLPRSVVDSFFPGSMTDFYTTLTKAVKSLK, from the exons ATGGATTATGAGGAAAAGGCTAATTCTGTTGCTGATCGTCTTTTAAGCTACAGGAAAGACGAGTCCGGCTGGAAAATCTGTAAGAAATCG aatgatgttgttgtttcttGGCGACCTTCCTCTGAATTCCCTGGAAATGT TTATAAGGGAGAGGGGATAGTCAAAGGCAGTCCACAGAAAGTCTGGGAGTGTTTGAAACCAGATCCAAATGGGCTTCGTCTCAAATGGGACAACAATGTGAAGAAGTTTGAGCTCCTTGAACAAGTTTCTACA GATGTCACTGTATGCAGAACTGTCACTCCCTCAGCTGCTATGGGCGTTATATCGCCACGAGACTTTGTAGATGTTATTTTAGTCAAGCAATATGAAGACGGCACGATTACATCAAATG CAACTCATGTGAGCCATCCAGCTTGTCCTCCCCAGCCTGGCTACGTGCGCGGCTTTAATCATCCATGCGGATGCATTTGTGTGCCTGTACCAGG GGAAGCAGGTAAAACCCAGCTCATCAGCTTCTTCCAGACCGATCTTGGAGGTTTGCTTCCTCGTTCTGTCGTGGATTCATTCTTCCCTGGCAGTATGACTGACTTTTACACGACCCTCACTAAAGCTGTTAAATCTCTCAAATAG